A genome region from Mesorhizobium sp. B2-1-8 includes the following:
- a CDS encoding cell division protein FtsX: protein MTELSADHFEQQDAEAVEARPRAQRKMAPIVPAQNIAGRALVLVIAIMTFLSCLTFGAVTLVRDTASVWENQISREATIQIKPADGLDMEAALSQASQIAGEFPGVKSTRIIDREATARLLEPWLGSGLNIDDLPVPRLIIVTIDENSPPDFAAMRAAITPKLPSASLDDHRTWVDRLVAMARTTVTIGIAVLALMLSATVLTVVFATRGAMDGNGHIIEVLHFVGAEARFIAREFRRHFLVTGMKGAAAGGAAAVLVFIVFSWWSSRNMATPQADQATALFGNFAIGSAGYLGVVLMVLVIGALTAATSHATVVAYLSDIDVRQPDA, encoded by the coding sequence ATGACTGAGCTATCGGCCGACCATTTCGAGCAGCAGGATGCCGAGGCGGTCGAGGCAAGACCGCGCGCCCAGCGCAAGATGGCGCCGATCGTGCCGGCGCAGAACATTGCCGGCCGCGCACTGGTGCTGGTCATCGCCATCATGACCTTCCTGTCCTGCCTGACCTTCGGCGCGGTGACGCTGGTGCGCGACACGGCCTCGGTCTGGGAAAACCAGATCTCGCGCGAGGCGACGATCCAGATCAAGCCGGCCGACGGCCTCGATATGGAGGCGGCGCTTAGCCAGGCCTCGCAGATCGCCGGCGAATTCCCGGGCGTGAAGTCGACCCGAATCATCGACCGCGAAGCGACCGCCAGGCTGTTGGAGCCCTGGCTGGGATCGGGCCTCAACATCGACGACCTGCCGGTGCCGCGCCTGATCATCGTCACCATCGACGAGAACAGCCCGCCCGACTTCGCCGCCATGCGCGCCGCGATCACGCCGAAACTGCCGAGTGCATCGCTCGACGACCACCGTACCTGGGTCGACCGGCTGGTGGCCATGGCCCGCACGACGGTGACCATCGGCATCGCCGTTCTGGCCTTGATGCTGTCGGCAACGGTGCTGACCGTGGTATTCGCGACCCGTGGCGCCATGGACGGCAACGGCCACATCATCGAGGTGCTGCATTTCGTCGGCGCCGAGGCGCGCTTCATCGCGCGCGAATTCCGCCGGCATTTTCTGGTCACCGGGATGAAGGGCGCGGCCGCCGGCGGAGCGGCGGCGGTGCTCGTCTTTATCGTGTTTTCATGGTGGTCGTCGCGTAACATGGCAACACCGCAGGCCGATCAGGCGACCGCTTTATTCGGTAACTTCGCCATCGGCTCCGCGGGTTATCTGGGCGTCGTCCTGATGGTGCTGGTGATTGGCGCGCTGACGGCGGCGACCTCGCACGCCACCGTCGTCGCCTATCTTAGCGACATCGACGTTCGTCAACCCGACGCATGA
- the ftsE gene encoding cell division ATP-binding protein FtsE — protein MIRFENVGLRYGMGPEILRDISLHIPERSFQFLSGPSGAGKTTLLRLLFMSLKPTRGLITIFGKDRSRISRTELPHLRRRIGVVFQDFRLLDHMTTYENVALPLRVRGREEASYRTDVTELLKWVGLGERMHVLPPVLSGGEKQRAAIARALIEQPEILLADEPTGNVDPPLARRLLRLFIELNRLGTAVVIATHDLGLMEQVDARRMILAGGRLDIYD, from the coding sequence TTGATTCGCTTCGAAAATGTCGGCCTCCGCTATGGCATGGGTCCGGAAATCCTCCGCGACATCTCCCTGCACATACCGGAGCGCTCCTTCCAGTTCCTGAGCGGGCCTTCGGGTGCCGGCAAGACGACCTTGCTGCGCCTTTTGTTCATGTCGCTGAAGCCGACGCGCGGGCTGATCACCATCTTCGGCAAGGACCGCTCGCGCATTTCACGCACCGAACTGCCGCATCTGCGCCGCCGCATCGGCGTGGTGTTCCAGGATTTTCGCCTGCTCGACCACATGACCACCTATGAGAATGTCGCCTTGCCATTGCGCGTGCGCGGGCGCGAGGAAGCGAGCTACCGCACCGACGTCACCGAGCTGTTGAAATGGGTGGGGCTCGGCGAACGCATGCATGTGCTGCCGCCGGTCCTGTCGGGCGGCGAGAAGCAGCGCGCCGCGATCGCGCGCGCCCTGATCGAGCAGCCGGAAATCCTGCTCGCCGACGAGCCGACCGGCAATGTCGATCCGCCGCTGGCGCGACGCCTGCTGCGGCTGTTCATCGAGCTCAATCGCCTCGGCACCGCCGTCGTGATCGCGACCCACGATCTTGGCCTTATGGAACAGGTCGACGCGCGCCGCATGATCCTGGCCGGCGGAAGGCTTGATATCTATGACTGA
- the hpt gene encoding hypoxanthine phosphoribosyltransferase yields the protein MPIVRGKDIEVLFSASAIARRNLELAKEIAGHDYHDLLVISVLKGSFIFAADLIRAMHDVGLSPEVEFIFISSYGAGTTSGEVRVLRDIDNEVAGRDVLLIDDILESGKTLSFTRDLMLSRGAKSCSIAVLLDKRMRRQTALNADYVGFDCPDYFVVGYGMDVSHAFRELPFVGVVKGDA from the coding sequence ATGCCCATCGTACGCGGCAAGGACATCGAAGTCCTGTTTTCGGCATCGGCGATCGCGCGGCGCAATCTCGAACTCGCCAAGGAGATCGCCGGGCACGACTATCACGATCTGCTGGTGATTTCGGTGCTGAAGGGTTCGTTCATCTTCGCAGCCGACCTGATCCGCGCCATGCACGACGTCGGCCTGTCGCCCGAGGTCGAGTTCATCTTCATCTCCAGTTACGGCGCCGGCACCACCAGTGGCGAGGTGAGGGTGCTGCGCGACATCGACAATGAAGTCGCCGGGCGCGACGTACTGCTGATCGACGACATTCTGGAATCGGGCAAGACGCTGAGCTTCACGCGCGACCTGATGCTGTCGCGTGGCGCGAAAAGCTGTTCCATCGCCGTGCTGCTCGACAAGCGCATGCGCCGCCAGACCGCGCTCAATGCCGACTATGTAGGCTTCGACTGCCCCGATTATTTCGTCGTCGGCTACGGCATGGACGTCTCGCATGCGTTCCGCGAACTGCCGTTTGTGGGCGTCGTCAAAGGCGATGCTTGA
- a CDS encoding response regulator, whose amino-acid sequence MAKLLIVEDDESVRTLAARALERAGHAIDIAADGAQGLSLIRAANGGYDLVVSDIRMPEMDGIEMAVAAAALFPAMKIMLMTGYADQRERAEELNGIILDVVQKPFTLAEIRSRVERALICFA is encoded by the coding sequence ATGGCAAAGCTTCTGATCGTCGAGGACGATGAGTCCGTCCGCACCCTCGCAGCCCGCGCGCTCGAACGCGCCGGCCACGCAATCGATATCGCCGCCGACGGCGCGCAGGGGCTTTCGCTGATCCGCGCCGCAAACGGCGGCTACGATCTCGTCGTCTCCGACATCCGCATGCCGGAGATGGACGGCATCGAGATGGCGGTTGCGGCCGCCGCACTTTTTCCGGCGATGAAGATCATGCTGATGACCGGCTACGCCGACCAGCGCGAGCGCGCCGAGGAATTGAACGGCATTATCCTCGACGTCGTGCAAAAGCCCTTCACGCTGGCTGAGATCCGTTCACGCGTCGAACGGGCGCTGATCTGCTTCGCCTGA
- a CDS encoding DMT family transporter yields MQNRMVRGILSLCLGVLVFSLQDPLVKAVSSGYPVTEVMAIRSIVALPILILLVHADVGLRAILSRRFGMLTMRAFIQFTSYTVYYLAIAALPLADAVALYFMAPLCIMAMAGPYLGERVSWQTLATVLIGMLGVLVMLRPGAGLSDWAALLSLGSAVLYGFSQLMARKIGDTESSTVMAFYQNGAYLTGAAAVAGTFHLAGITHAVHPSLEFLVRPWIWPTLPDFLKMAACGFVASAGMILLSQGYRLAPANRVATFEYTGILWSPLWGFLFFAEVPRSTTVIGAALIIGAGLLALNTERRTGPAPALVARDPA; encoded by the coding sequence ATGCAGAATAGGATGGTGCGCGGCATCCTGAGCCTGTGCCTGGGCGTGCTGGTCTTCTCGCTGCAGGACCCGCTCGTCAAAGCCGTGTCGAGCGGCTACCCGGTGACCGAGGTGATGGCGATCCGCTCGATCGTCGCCCTGCCGATCCTGATCCTTCTCGTCCATGCCGATGTCGGGCTGCGCGCCATCCTGTCGCGGCGCTTCGGCATGCTGACCATGCGCGCCTTCATCCAGTTCACGTCCTACACGGTCTATTACCTGGCCATCGCCGCCCTGCCGCTGGCCGACGCCGTGGCGCTCTATTTCATGGCGCCGCTCTGCATCATGGCGATGGCCGGTCCCTATCTTGGCGAGCGTGTTTCCTGGCAGACCCTGGCAACCGTGCTGATCGGCATGCTTGGCGTCCTGGTGATGCTGCGCCCCGGCGCCGGACTGTCCGATTGGGCGGCCTTGCTGTCGCTGGGCTCGGCCGTGCTCTATGGCTTTTCGCAATTGATGGCCCGCAAGATCGGCGACACCGAATCATCCACCGTGATGGCCTTCTACCAGAACGGCGCCTATCTGACCGGCGCGGCCGCGGTCGCCGGCACGTTCCACCTCGCCGGCATAACCCACGCCGTCCACCCGAGCCTCGAATTCCTGGTGCGGCCGTGGATCTGGCCGACACTGCCGGATTTCCTCAAAATGGCCGCCTGCGGTTTCGTCGCCTCGGCCGGCATGATCCTGCTGTCGCAGGGCTATCGGCTGGCGCCGGCCAACCGCGTCGCCACCTTCGAATACACCGGCATCCTGTGGTCGCCGCTGTGGGGCTTCCTGTTCTTCGCCGAGGTGCCACGCTCGACGACCGTGATCGGCGCGGCGCTCATCATCGGCGCCGGCCTGCTGGCGCTCAACACCGAGCGGCGGACCGGCCCGGCGCCGGCGCTTGTCGCCAGGGATCCGGCCTGA
- a CDS encoding LysR family transcriptional regulator, with the protein MRPTLDSDLLRTFVAIAEAGNFTRAAEQAGRTQSAVSMQMKKLEELVGDSLFERGSRGVALTRRGGELIVNARRIVSLLDETAASMTAAPLGGPVRIGIPEEYGHAILSRALGAFSKRHTKVEVTVRYAHSEAQIAALLAGELDLCVVFEWQDPSGGEVLMHDPTVWVTSNLHHMHEERPVPIALYNRASWCKDFAIKSLEQRGLTYRVAYTSDTTGGLKLAVTSGLAIAPISRSNIPVDCRELTAADGFGDIDSSNVVMHRNPNASGEAIDGMQEAIREAFVNRQVQPAS; encoded by the coding sequence ATGCGGCCAACCCTCGACAGCGATCTCCTGCGCACCTTCGTCGCCATCGCCGAGGCCGGTAATTTCACGAGGGCCGCCGAGCAGGCCGGCCGCACCCAGTCGGCCGTGTCGATGCAGATGAAGAAGCTCGAAGAGCTGGTCGGCGACAGCCTGTTCGAGCGCGGTTCACGCGGTGTCGCATTGACGCGGCGTGGTGGCGAACTCATCGTCAATGCCCGCCGTATCGTCTCGCTGCTCGATGAGACGGCTGCTTCGATGACGGCGGCGCCGCTGGGCGGGCCCGTGCGCATCGGCATTCCGGAGGAATATGGCCACGCCATCCTGTCGCGCGCGCTCGGCGCATTCTCGAAGCGCCACACCAAGGTCGAGGTCACCGTGCGCTACGCCCATTCGGAGGCGCAGATCGCGGCACTCCTCGCTGGTGAACTCGATCTGTGCGTGGTGTTCGAATGGCAGGACCCATCTGGCGGCGAAGTGCTGATGCACGATCCGACGGTCTGGGTCACGTCGAACCTGCATCACATGCATGAGGAACGTCCGGTGCCGATCGCGCTCTATAACCGGGCCAGCTGGTGCAAGGATTTCGCCATCAAATCGCTGGAGCAGCGCGGCCTTACCTATCGCGTTGCCTATACCAGCGACACCACCGGCGGCCTGAAGCTTGCTGTCACCTCGGGCTTGGCGATCGCGCCGATTTCGCGCAGCAACATCCCGGTGGACTGCCGCGAACTCACGGCCGCCGACGGGTTCGGCGACATCGATTCCTCCAATGTGGTGATGCACCGCAACCCGAACGCGTCAGGCGAGGCGATCGACGGCATGCAGGAGGCGATCCGCGAGGCGTTCGTCAACAGGCAGGTCCAACCCGCGTCATAG
- a CDS encoding TIGR02302 family protein: protein MTQRPIFSTDRGLAGRLALSRMATRVSMMVERGWPLLLPLIVVASLFLSASWFGIFPRLPDVVRIGLVAVFGLAGLAALYPLRFFRMPGAAEVDRRIEAANRLLHSPVQVQSDRPSGHESSFSQALWREHQKRMAGRLDSLGADLPRTRVPERDPWGLRAVAALLLVNAFAFSFGPTGGRLSDGFSAHGTLDAVPPRIDAWVTPPAYTGKPPIFLTADANQATPTFTIPEGSDVSLRVTGGSGEETLAYADKDGNARAIDPQAAAKPAASPAVPSPASSSKIRQFIGKLTGDGTLTLKSGDDQLGRWAFAVLPDKPPQIRFVGEPKRAANGAFELNYQIDDDYGAATAKAVFALADPQAPGAHPLYGPPDMPLTLPRRGGKSNAARTTKDQTEHVWAGSSIKLTLVATDDAGHTASSETKTLVMPERPFTNPLARAVIEQRRLLALDAKAKPRVLDLMEAITLRPEDTFGNMSHYLAIMSAMSRLKLAGNDDQLRGEVAYLWEIALGIEEGNLSAAEKRLRQAQQALQDAIKNGASDAEIEKAMKELREAMNQFLQEFAERAKQNPNAPQMQQNGQELRQSDIDRMMDQIENLAKSGDRDKAQQLLSQLQDMMNNLQAGRQQQGGEQDSQMRQQMDKLGEILRRQQEMMNDTFRMDQMQRGERQRGENRDEQLGQGGGENQDKPGVGQDRDPLARPKPMTPQEFADALKQLQEGQGQLKSDLEQLKKGLEGMGMEPNEGFGEAGKSMGSAEKALGEGQGDEAVGHQGRALEALRKGAKDMMKQMQAMQGDQGGSQEGGRQQGADRDPLGRPRASRGPDFGDSVKVPDEIDVQRARQILEAIRKRLGNALSPDIERSYLERLLELK, encoded by the coding sequence ATGACGCAACGACCCATCTTCAGCACCGATCGCGGCCTGGCCGGACGCCTGGCGTTGAGCCGGATGGCGACGCGGGTCTCGATGATGGTCGAGCGCGGCTGGCCGCTGCTGCTCCCGCTCATTGTTGTTGCCAGCCTGTTCCTCAGCGCCTCCTGGTTCGGCATTTTTCCCCGGCTACCGGATGTGGTGCGCATCGGCCTTGTCGCCGTGTTCGGCCTGGCAGGGCTGGCCGCGCTTTATCCGCTGCGCTTTTTCCGCATGCCAGGCGCCGCCGAGGTCGATCGCCGAATCGAGGCCGCCAACAGACTGCTGCACAGCCCCGTGCAGGTGCAGAGCGACCGACCCAGCGGCCACGAAAGCAGTTTCTCGCAGGCGCTCTGGCGCGAGCACCAGAAACGCATGGCTGGAAGGCTCGACAGTCTCGGCGCCGACCTGCCGCGCACGCGCGTGCCGGAACGCGACCCCTGGGGACTGCGCGCCGTGGCGGCGCTCCTGCTCGTCAACGCCTTTGCCTTCTCCTTCGGGCCGACCGGCGGCAGGCTGAGCGATGGGTTCAGCGCACATGGCACGCTCGACGCCGTGCCGCCACGCATCGACGCGTGGGTGACGCCGCCGGCCTATACCGGCAAGCCGCCGATCTTCCTGACCGCCGATGCCAACCAGGCGACGCCGACCTTCACCATTCCGGAAGGCAGCGATGTCTCCTTGCGTGTCACCGGAGGCTCGGGCGAGGAAACGCTTGCCTATGCCGACAAGGATGGCAACGCACGCGCCATCGACCCGCAAGCCGCCGCCAAGCCGGCAGCAAGCCCGGCGGTGCCGTCCCCCGCCTCGTCTTCGAAGATACGCCAGTTCATCGGCAAGCTGACCGGCGACGGCACGCTGACGCTGAAGTCCGGCGACGACCAACTCGGCCGCTGGGCCTTCGCCGTGTTGCCGGACAAGCCGCCGCAGATCCGCTTCGTCGGTGAGCCCAAGCGCGCCGCCAACGGCGCCTTTGAGCTCAACTACCAGATCGATGACGACTACGGCGCCGCGACCGCCAAGGCGGTCTTCGCGCTGGCCGATCCGCAGGCGCCAGGTGCGCATCCGCTCTACGGCCCACCTGACATGCCCCTGACGCTGCCACGCCGCGGCGGCAAGTCGAATGCCGCCCGCACCACGAAGGATCAGACCGAGCATGTCTGGGCCGGCAGCAGCATCAAGCTGACGCTGGTCGCCACCGACGACGCCGGACACACCGCGTCCAGCGAAACCAAGACACTGGTAATGCCAGAGCGGCCGTTCACCAACCCGCTGGCGCGCGCCGTGATCGAACAGCGCCGCCTGCTCGCGCTCGACGCCAAAGCCAAGCCGCGCGTGCTCGATCTGATGGAGGCCATCACGCTGCGGCCCGAAGACACGTTCGGCAACATGTCCCACTACCTCGCCATCATGAGCGCGATGAGCCGGCTGAAACTGGCCGGGAACGACGATCAGCTGCGCGGCGAGGTCGCCTATCTCTGGGAAATCGCGCTCGGCATCGAGGAGGGCAACCTTTCTGCCGCCGAAAAGCGGCTGCGCCAGGCGCAGCAGGCGTTGCAGGACGCCATCAAGAACGGCGCCAGCGACGCCGAGATCGAGAAGGCGATGAAGGAATTGCGCGAGGCGATGAACCAGTTCCTGCAGGAGTTCGCCGAACGCGCCAAGCAGAACCCGAACGCCCCGCAAATGCAGCAGAACGGCCAGGAACTGCGCCAGAGCGACATCGACCGCATGATGGACCAGATCGAGAATCTGGCGAAGTCGGGCGATCGCGACAAGGCGCAGCAATTGCTGTCGCAGCTGCAGGACATGATGAACAATCTCCAGGCCGGCCGCCAGCAGCAGGGCGGTGAGCAGGACAGCCAGATGCGCCAGCAGATGGACAAGCTCGGCGAGATCCTGCGGCGCCAGCAGGAGATGATGAACGACACTTTCCGCATGGACCAGATGCAGCGCGGCGAGCGCCAGCGTGGCGAGAACCGCGACGAGCAGCTTGGCCAGGGCGGTGGCGAGAACCAGGACAAGCCGGGCGTTGGGCAGGACCGCGATCCGCTCGCCAGGCCGAAACCGATGACGCCGCAGGAATTCGCCGATGCGCTGAAGCAGTTGCAGGAAGGCCAGGGCCAGCTGAAGAGCGATCTCGAACAGCTGAAGAAGGGCCTCGAAGGCATGGGCATGGAGCCCAATGAAGGATTTGGCGAGGCCGGCAAGTCCATGGGCAGCGCCGAGAAGGCGCTTGGCGAGGGTCAGGGCGACGAGGCTGTCGGCCACCAGGGCCGGGCGCTCGAGGCGCTGCGCAAGGGCGCCAAGGACATGATGAAGCAGATGCAGGCCATGCAGGGCGACCAGGGCGGCAGCCAGGAAGGCGGTCGTCAGCAGGGCGCCGACCGTGATCCGCTCGGCCGGCCGCGCGCCAGCCGGGGTCCCGATTTCGGCGATTCGGTCAAAGTGCCCGACGAGATCGACGTGCAGCGCGCCCGCCAGATCCTGGAAGCGATCCGCAAGCGGCTCGGCAATGCGCTCAGCCCCGATATCGAGCGCAGCTATCTGGAACGGCTGCTGGAGCTGAAATAA
- a CDS encoding threonine/serine dehydratase, which yields MSQGNTVTRERIAAMEPRIRPYIRHTPVLRVDMADFDRPPLAIDLKLECLQHSGSFKARGAFTNLMERSVPEAGVVAASGGNHGAAVAYAAMRLGHKATIFVPEVSPQAKLDRIRGYGADLVIGGARYAEALAASERFAEQTGALQIHAFNQEETLVGQGTLGLEIESDLPEIDTLLVAVGGGGLIGGIAAWYAGRIRIVAVEPEGAPTLHRAFEAGHPVDAPAEGIAADSLAPKRVGEMMFPIAEAFVERSILVSDDDIIAAQKALWNRVRIISEPGGAAAFAAILSGRYAPAPGERVAVLVCGANANPANF from the coding sequence ATGTCGCAGGGCAATACCGTCACTCGCGAACGCATTGCCGCGATGGAACCGCGCATCCGCCCCTATATCAGGCACACGCCGGTACTGCGCGTCGACATGGCCGACTTCGACCGGCCGCCATTGGCGATCGACCTCAAGCTCGAATGCCTGCAGCATTCCGGCTCATTCAAGGCGCGCGGCGCCTTCACCAACCTTATGGAGCGGTCGGTTCCCGAGGCTGGCGTCGTCGCCGCATCGGGCGGCAACCATGGCGCGGCGGTCGCCTATGCCGCCATGCGGCTTGGCCACAAGGCGACCATCTTCGTTCCCGAAGTGAGCCCACAGGCCAAGCTGGACCGCATTCGCGGCTACGGTGCCGACCTCGTCATCGGTGGCGCCCGCTATGCCGAGGCGCTGGCGGCCAGCGAACGTTTCGCCGAGCAAACCGGCGCCTTGCAGATTCACGCCTTCAACCAGGAGGAAACGCTTGTCGGCCAGGGCACGCTCGGGCTCGAAATCGAAAGCGATCTGCCTGAGATCGACACGCTGCTGGTCGCCGTCGGCGGTGGCGGCCTGATCGGCGGTATCGCCGCCTGGTATGCCGGCCGCATCCGCATCGTCGCCGTCGAGCCCGAGGGCGCGCCGACGCTTCACCGCGCGTTCGAGGCCGGCCATCCGGTCGACGCTCCGGCCGAAGGCATCGCTGCCGATTCGCTGGCGCCAAAGCGCGTCGGCGAAATGATGTTCCCGATCGCCGAAGCCTTCGTCGAACGCTCCATCCTGGTCAGCGACGACGACATCATCGCCGCCCAGAAGGCGCTCTGGAACCGCGTGCGCATCATTTCGGAACCAGGTGGTGCCGCCGCCTTCGCCGCGATCCTGTCCGGCCGCTACGCGCCGGCGCCGGGCGAACGGGTCGCAGTGCTGGTCTGTGGCGCCAACGCAAACCCCGCCAATTTCTGA
- the lysA gene encoding diaminopimelate decarboxylase, whose translation MNHFDYRDGVLHAEDVAIPDIAAQVGTPFYCYSTATLTRHYRVFIKAFAGLDTLVCYAMKANSNQAVLRTLARLGAGADVVSEGELRRALAAGVPPSKILFSGVGKTAREMDFALEAGILCFNVESEPELELLSARASALGKVAPVSPRINPDVDARTHKKISTGKAENKFGIPWQRARQVYARAATLPGIRITGIDTHIGSQITDLQPFDDAFALLVDLVGALRADGHAIEHIDLGGGLGIPYRVDNNPPPLPDAYAQIVRKHVTKLGLKVMFEPGRLIVGNAGILVSEVIFMKEGDAKNFLVVDAAMNDLIRPTLYDAFHEIRPVVQPPADTPRMMVDVVGQVCETGDYLGLDRDLPRLKAGDLVAVSTAGAYGAVQAGTYNTRLLVPEVLVDGDRFHVVRPRLTYEELIGLDSVPDWLA comes from the coding sequence GTGAACCATTTCGACTACCGCGACGGCGTGCTGCATGCCGAGGACGTGGCGATCCCCGATATCGCCGCACAGGTCGGCACGCCGTTCTACTGCTATTCGACGGCGACCCTGACCAGGCACTACCGTGTCTTCATCAAGGCCTTTGCCGGGCTCGACACGCTGGTCTGCTACGCCATGAAGGCCAATTCCAACCAGGCCGTGCTGCGTACCCTGGCCAGGCTCGGCGCCGGAGCCGACGTGGTCTCGGAAGGCGAACTGCGCCGGGCGCTGGCCGCCGGCGTCCCGCCGAGCAAGATCCTGTTCTCCGGTGTCGGCAAGACGGCGCGTGAAATGGACTTTGCGCTGGAGGCCGGCATCCTTTGTTTCAACGTCGAATCCGAGCCGGAACTCGAACTTCTGTCGGCACGCGCCTCGGCTCTCGGCAAGGTGGCGCCGGTCTCGCCGCGCATCAATCCCGATGTCGACGCCAGGACCCACAAGAAGATCTCAACCGGCAAGGCCGAGAACAAGTTCGGCATTCCGTGGCAGCGGGCGCGCCAGGTCTATGCCCGCGCGGCTACGCTTCCGGGCATCAGGATCACCGGCATCGATACCCATATCGGCAGCCAGATCACCGATTTGCAGCCCTTCGACGACGCCTTCGCCCTGCTTGTCGACCTGGTCGGCGCGCTGCGCGCCGACGGCCACGCCATCGAGCATATCGACCTCGGCGGCGGCCTCGGCATTCCCTACCGCGTCGACAACAACCCGCCCCCGTTGCCCGACGCCTATGCCCAGATCGTCCGCAAGCATGTGACCAAGTTGGGCCTGAAGGTGATGTTCGAGCCGGGCCGACTGATCGTTGGCAATGCCGGCATCCTGGTGTCGGAAGTAATTTTCATGAAAGAAGGCGACGCCAAGAACTTCCTCGTCGTCGACGCCGCCATGAACGACCTGATCCGACCGACGCTCTACGACGCCTTCCACGAAATCAGGCCGGTCGTGCAGCCGCCGGCCGATACGCCGCGCATGATGGTCGACGTGGTCGGCCAGGTCTGCGAGACCGGTGACTATCTCGGCCTCGATCGCGACCTGCCCAGGCTGAAGGCGGGCGATCTCGTCGCCGTTTCCACCGCCGGCGCCTATGGCGCGGTCCAGGCCGGCACCTACAACACCCGCCTGCTGGTCCCGGAGGTGCTGGTCGACGGCGACCGTTTCCATGTCGTGCGTCCGCGGCTGACCTATGAAGAGCTGATCGGCCTGGATTCCGTGCCGGACTGGCTTGCATAG
- a CDS encoding lipoprotein, giving the protein MTGSRILVTLTLLAALASVTACGRKAGLDTPYEAAVQARKDAEKAHQPVPPEPEKPVVDKKFILDPLI; this is encoded by the coding sequence ATGACCGGAAGCAGGATTTTGGTGACGCTGACGCTGCTTGCGGCGCTTGCCTCCGTGACCGCCTGCGGCCGCAAGGCCGGTCTCGACACGCCCTACGAGGCGGCCGTCCAGGCGCGCAAGGATGCCGAAAAAGCCCACCAGCCCGTGCCGCCGGAACCGGAAAAACCGGTCGTGGACAAGAAGTTCATCCTCGACCCGCTGATCTAG